The Fimbriimonas ginsengisoli Gsoil 348 genome window below encodes:
- a CDS encoding SDR family NAD(P)-dependent oxidoreductase — protein MKRLNGKTAVITGGATGIGLASAKRFIEEGAFVFIFGRRQEALDAAVAELGPNARAVKGSVSDEADLDRLYAAVKAERGTLDVVFANAGVGSQLRLGEITAEHIDETFDVNVKGTIFTVQKALPLMGKGGSIILTGSSAGATGAPAFTAYSASKAAVRNLARTWAEDLKGTGIRVNVLSPGATATELAKEALGDEGLKIYGSMTALQRMGDPAEIGAAAAFLASSDSSFMTGSEIAVDGGLAQI, from the coding sequence ATGAAGAGACTCAACGGCAAGACCGCCGTAATCACCGGTGGCGCTACGGGCATCGGCCTCGCCTCCGCAAAGCGTTTTATCGAGGAGGGCGCGTTCGTATTCATTTTCGGCCGCCGGCAGGAAGCGCTCGACGCTGCCGTGGCAGAACTCGGCCCCAATGCCAGAGCCGTAAAGGGCTCTGTCTCGGATGAGGCCGATCTCGACCGACTCTACGCGGCCGTAAAGGCCGAGCGCGGAACCCTCGACGTCGTCTTCGCCAATGCCGGAGTGGGAAGCCAGCTTCGGCTCGGGGAGATCACCGCCGAGCACATCGATGAAACCTTCGATGTCAATGTAAAGGGAACAATCTTCACGGTCCAGAAGGCGCTGCCTCTAATGGGCAAAGGCGGTTCCATCATCCTGACCGGATCAAGCGCCGGCGCCACCGGAGCCCCGGCGTTCACCGCCTACAGCGCCAGCAAGGCGGCCGTGCGCAACCTCGCCCGGACCTGGGCGGAGGACTTGAAGGGCACCGGCATCCGGGTTAACGTGCTGTCGCCCGGGGCAACGGCGACCGAACTCGCAAAGGAAGCATTGGGCGACGAGGGCCTAAAGATTTACGGCTCGATGACGGCGCTCCAGCGCATGGGCGATCCGGCGGAGATCGGAGCGGCGGCCGCCTTTCTCGCGTCCTCGGACAGCAGCTTCATGACCGGCAGCGAGATCGCCGTCGACGGCGGCCTCGCACAAATCTAA
- a CDS encoding SDR family NAD(P)-dependent oxidoreductase has product MKNLEGKIAVITGGSSGIGLATAKRFIEEGAHVVITGRREKELEEAAAVIKKNVTTVVGDVSRLEDLDRLYAVVKEKHGHIDVLFANAGAGTISPLAMATEAHFDQTFDVNVKGLFFTVQKALPLFKDGGSIILNSSVSNVLGLPGFSAYAASKAAVRNFARAWTFELKDRKIRVNCMSPGAIDTPALTTTTGLTAEQAQQAAEQFTTQIPMGRRGMPEEIAAAVAFLASDESSYITGIDLAVDGGMAQV; this is encoded by the coding sequence ATGAAAAACCTAGAAGGCAAGATTGCCGTGATCACGGGCGGAAGCAGCGGGATTGGCTTGGCCACCGCCAAGCGCTTCATTGAAGAAGGTGCGCACGTGGTGATCACCGGGAGACGAGAGAAAGAACTGGAGGAAGCCGCCGCCGTCATCAAGAAAAACGTTACGACGGTCGTGGGCGACGTTTCGCGCTTGGAAGATCTGGACCGGCTTTATGCCGTCGTGAAAGAGAAACATGGTCACATCGACGTTCTCTTCGCGAACGCGGGAGCGGGAACAATCTCCCCGCTTGCAATGGCCACCGAGGCTCATTTCGACCAGACCTTTGACGTGAACGTGAAAGGGCTCTTCTTTACCGTGCAAAAGGCCCTTCCCTTGTTCAAGGACGGCGGTTCGATCATTCTAAACTCGTCGGTCTCGAACGTACTCGGGCTGCCAGGGTTTAGTGCCTACGCCGCGAGTAAGGCGGCCGTTCGCAACTTCGCACGCGCTTGGACTTTCGAACTGAAGGATCGAAAGATCCGCGTGAATTGCATGAGTCCCGGAGCAATCGATACCCCGGCCCTCACGACAACGACCGGCCTCACCGCTGAACAAGCCCAGCAGGCAGCCGAACAGTTCACCACGCAGATCCCAATGGGGCGCAGAGGCATGCCGGAGGAAATCGCGGCGGCAGTCGCGTTCCTCGCGTCGGATGAAAGCTCTTACATCACTGGCATAGACCTCGCCGTCGACGGGGGCATGGCGCAGGTCTGA
- a CDS encoding NADPH-dependent F420 reductase yields the protein MKYSIIGFGNIGKALATAFTRKGIEVSVATTRDPESFASDAAAIGPGIVPKTLAEAVKADIIFLAVRFESHQDVAKALPTWQGKTIVDVTNAYGVPLEKLDGLPSSAFVAKSFVGANVVKGFNHLIAATLSADPAVSGGHRVVFLSSDEEDAVAPVADLAKRLGFAPVELGKFDEGGALVHAHDDIWGRLIFQDLYKKEQ from the coding sequence ATGAAATACTCAATTATCGGCTTCGGCAATATCGGCAAGGCGCTGGCCACGGCGTTTACGCGCAAAGGCATCGAAGTATCGGTTGCAACCACACGCGACCCGGAAAGCTTTGCATCCGATGCGGCCGCGATCGGACCCGGGATCGTCCCCAAAACACTGGCGGAAGCGGTCAAGGCGGACATCATCTTTTTGGCAGTCCGTTTCGAGTCGCACCAGGACGTGGCGAAGGCACTCCCCACCTGGCAAGGAAAGACTATCGTCGATGTGACCAACGCCTACGGCGTGCCTCTCGAGAAGTTGGACGGGCTCCCGTCCTCCGCCTTCGTTGCGAAGTCGTTCGTGGGCGCCAACGTCGTGAAAGGTTTCAATCATCTAATCGCCGCCACCCTATCTGCCGACCCGGCCGTCTCCGGCGGCCACCGGGTGGTCTTTTTGTCTAGCGACGAGGAGGATGCGGTCGCGCCCGTGGCGGATTTGGCCAAACGACTCGGGTTCGCCCCCGTCGAGCTTGGTAAGTTCGACGAGGGTGGCGCGCTGGTGCACGCGCACGACGACATTTGGGGCCGGCTCATCTTCCAGGACTTGTACAAGAAGGAGCAGTAG
- a CDS encoding Gfo/Idh/MocA family protein, which produces MFRFAIVGAGWRSEFFLRIARELPDKFEVTGVLARRPERAAELRKTWPIRIYDSIDQIAADRPDFAITSVSWESNPVVVKALADRGIPVLSETPPASDVPQMIELNELVKRGARIQVAEQYCFQPLHAARIKLVRDGKLGEVFQAQVSVCHGYHGISLIRRLLSIGYEPAKIVARTFPEVVVGGPDRNGRPPTEERLDRQSQLVAYLDFGDKQAVFDFVGSMYHSYIRSHRMLVRGLRGEINGDQVRYLEDFRTPIEYALRRVDAGQTGNLDGHFLQGVLGGSEWLYRNPFPFARLMDDEIAIAECMWKMGEHAHGGPDFYSLAEASQDHYLSLLMNQAAETGSEATSVRQPWATGGN; this is translated from the coding sequence ATGTTTCGTTTTGCGATCGTCGGTGCTGGGTGGCGTTCCGAGTTCTTTCTCCGGATCGCCCGGGAACTCCCGGACAAGTTCGAAGTAACGGGAGTGCTGGCGCGGCGGCCCGAACGCGCAGCCGAACTGCGGAAAACCTGGCCGATTCGGATTTATGACTCGATCGATCAGATCGCGGCCGACCGGCCGGACTTCGCGATCACTTCCGTTTCCTGGGAGAGCAACCCGGTCGTAGTCAAGGCTCTGGCGGATCGCGGCATTCCTGTCCTCTCGGAGACCCCGCCCGCCTCGGATGTCCCCCAAATGATTGAACTCAATGAGCTGGTCAAACGTGGGGCGAGGATTCAGGTGGCCGAGCAGTACTGCTTTCAGCCCTTGCACGCGGCCAGAATCAAGCTCGTTCGTGACGGAAAACTCGGCGAAGTCTTTCAGGCCCAGGTGTCGGTCTGCCATGGGTACCACGGCATCAGCCTCATCCGTCGCCTTCTCAGTATCGGATATGAGCCGGCCAAGATCGTCGCACGAACATTCCCCGAGGTGGTCGTCGGGGGCCCCGACCGAAACGGCCGCCCCCCGACGGAGGAACGGCTTGACCGTCAATCGCAGCTCGTCGCGTACCTCGATTTTGGAGATAAGCAAGCGGTATTTGATTTCGTCGGATCCATGTATCACTCCTACATTCGGTCCCATCGCATGTTGGTGCGGGGCCTGCGGGGGGAAATTAACGGCGACCAAGTCCGGTATCTGGAAGACTTCCGGACGCCGATCGAATACGCGCTCCGAAGGGTTGACGCGGGACAAACCGGCAACCTCGACGGACACTTCCTCCAAGGAGTGCTTGGCGGCAGCGAATGGCTATACCGGAATCCCTTCCCATTCGCGAGGCTAATGGATGACGAGATCGCGATCGCGGAATGCATGTGGAAAATGGGCGAGCATGCCCACGGAGGACCCGACTTCTACTCCCTCGCCGAGGCCAGCCAGGATCATTACCTGTCCCTTCTCATGAACCAAGCGGCAGAGACAGGATCGGAAGCGACAAGCGTACGGCAACCGTGGGCAACCGGCGGGAATTAA
- a CDS encoding exodeoxyribonuclease III — protein sequence MKLFSWNVNGIRAVLRKDMFGPFVATEKPDVLCLQETKAQPHEAVVDLPDYEEYWNSADKKGYSGTGILTKTKPLTVQRGLPAEILAKYDMSTDGYGDPNAEGRVLMAEFEKFFLVTVYTPNAKDDLSRIPLRRDHWDPAFLEYCQLLEKSKPVVFCGDLNVAHTELDLANPKPNMGKKGFTLEERAGFQAFLDAGYIDTFRIFTQGNGHYTWWSQMGGARARNVGWRIDYFLVSSGLRDKVTAAEIHASVMGSDHCPISLTLDL from the coding sequence GTGAAGCTGTTCTCTTGGAACGTCAACGGTATTCGGGCGGTGTTGCGGAAGGACATGTTCGGCCCTTTCGTCGCCACGGAAAAACCGGATGTCCTTTGCCTTCAAGAGACCAAAGCGCAGCCCCACGAGGCGGTCGTCGATCTGCCCGATTACGAGGAGTATTGGAACTCGGCCGATAAGAAGGGGTATTCCGGAACCGGCATTCTCACCAAGACCAAGCCTCTAACGGTTCAGAGAGGCTTGCCGGCCGAAATTCTCGCGAAGTACGACATGAGTACGGACGGTTACGGCGACCCGAATGCCGAGGGTCGCGTGTTGATGGCGGAATTCGAGAAGTTCTTTCTCGTCACGGTTTACACGCCAAACGCCAAAGACGACCTGAGCCGCATCCCCTTACGCCGGGACCACTGGGACCCCGCATTTCTCGAATACTGCCAGCTCCTGGAAAAGTCAAAGCCGGTTGTCTTCTGTGGCGACTTGAACGTCGCCCACACCGAGCTTGACCTTGCCAATCCCAAGCCGAATATGGGGAAGAAAGGTTTTACACTGGAAGAGAGGGCCGGCTTTCAGGCCTTTCTCGACGCCGGCTACATCGACACCTTCCGCATCTTTACGCAAGGCAACGGTCACTACACATGGTGGAGCCAGATGGGCGGCGCGCGAGCGCGCAACGTAGGGTGGCGGATCGACTATTTCCTCGTCTCATCCGGACTGCGAGACAAAGTCACTGCCGCCGAAATTCACGCGAGCGTGATGGGGTCCGATCACTGCCCGATCAGCCTGACCTTGGACCTTTGA
- a CDS encoding HD domain-containing protein — MRKPRHEVRDGIHGFVTFDNVERDLIDSRPYQRLRSIHQLALTYQLYPGATHRRFEHCLGVMEIASRIFDRLFDGQVPDNVRGRIADELQNDKGYWRRVLRAAALLHDLGHLPFSHAAEAELLPAGWDHERLTAEIIRKSEIKDILGNATSPIKPEDVIDIAWSPKDRAKAEPDFKLSPWKALLNEIITGNTFGADRIDYLLRDSWHAGVAYGRFDPDRLVAGLRPIVAPDTDEVAIGLDDGAIHAAEALLLARYFMYTQVYMHEVRRIYDLHLQRFLQAWLAEGKFDVAWERAILNTDDEVLAAMRAAMADLNHPHHVLAQRAMGRQHFRTVYSLAAPHKKKKPTILEDIYAFLCGQFGDSRIERSQYGPKSEANTFWVVLESGDLQRAEEFSSVIAHVPSIEIGFVFAESAIKDQAEESIKAKFKNVLSTPKPRTRKK; from the coding sequence ATGCGTAAGCCACGGCACGAGGTGCGCGACGGGATCCACGGGTTTGTCACATTTGACAATGTAGAGCGGGACCTCATCGATAGCCGACCGTACCAGCGACTCCGTTCAATCCATCAACTTGCCTTAACCTATCAACTCTATCCGGGAGCAACCCATCGGCGGTTCGAACACTGTCTGGGCGTGATGGAAATCGCCTCACGGATCTTCGACCGGCTGTTCGACGGGCAAGTACCCGACAACGTAAGGGGGCGTATCGCTGACGAACTTCAGAATGATAAGGGGTACTGGAGGCGGGTCTTGCGGGCAGCGGCGCTACTCCATGATCTAGGCCACCTCCCGTTCTCGCACGCCGCTGAAGCCGAACTGCTTCCCGCCGGTTGGGACCATGAACGCTTGACCGCCGAGATCATTCGTAAGTCCGAGATCAAGGATATCCTCGGGAACGCCACATCGCCCATCAAGCCAGAGGATGTCATTGACATCGCGTGGTCGCCAAAGGACCGGGCAAAGGCGGAACCGGACTTTAAACTTAGTCCTTGGAAGGCTCTGCTAAATGAGATCATCACGGGGAACACATTTGGAGCAGATCGCATCGACTATCTGCTGCGTGACTCGTGGCACGCAGGAGTGGCCTACGGACGATTCGATCCCGATCGATTGGTGGCGGGTTTGCGGCCGATCGTAGCTCCAGATACCGACGAGGTCGCGATTGGATTGGACGACGGGGCGATCCACGCGGCGGAGGCCTTGCTATTGGCTCGTTATTTTATGTATACTCAAGTCTACATGCATGAGGTGCGTCGAATCTACGACCTACACCTTCAGCGCTTCCTACAGGCCTGGTTGGCCGAAGGTAAATTCGACGTGGCTTGGGAAAGGGCGATCTTGAATACGGACGATGAAGTGCTTGCGGCGATGCGAGCCGCGATGGCTGACCTCAATCACCCTCACCATGTCCTAGCCCAACGGGCGATGGGACGGCAACACTTCCGAACCGTTTACTCACTGGCGGCTCCCCACAAGAAGAAAAAGCCAACAATATTAGAGGACATTTACGCATTTTTATGCGGACAGTTTGGGGATAGCCGGATTGAACGGTCGCAGTATGGCCCCAAGTCCGAGGCAAACACTTTTTGGGTGGTTCTTGAAAGTGGAGACCTTCAGCGGGCCGAGGAGTTCTCAAGTGTCATCGCCCACGTCCCTTCTATCGAGATCGGGTTCGTCTTCGCCGAGTCAGCCATTAAGGACCAAGCCGAAGAAAGCATCAAAGCCAAGTTTAAAAACGTCCTTTCAACGCCAAAGCCCAGAACTAGGAAAAAATGA
- a CDS encoding M24 family metallopeptidase, giving the protein MANRVERLAERIGETGADAFIAWDPVTMGYLLGFHENAHERFLALAISAKGEVRLICPALTESQARRIGIQDIRPWKDGEDPMGHFFELARDWNLKSAIIAVDAVLPARQLLKMQDWLPAALFKDGESIVASLMSRKEPEEIDRLRKAGAVADETFLEVFPKIRAGQTERQIEKMLNDGMTARGGTPAFAIVAAGANAAEPHHLSDDTVLKTGDTLILDFGCERQGYISDITRTVSVGPASDSAKEMYDLVYRAHMAARKAIRPGVPANSIDKAARDVIVAGGAGEAFFHRTGHGIGMQGHEHPYINDSNSEPLEPGNCFSIEPGVYFAGELGIRIENIVAVTEDGHESMNAEPSPTLLETGG; this is encoded by the coding sequence ATGGCGAATCGAGTGGAGCGGCTGGCGGAGAGGATCGGGGAAACCGGGGCGGATGCGTTTATTGCGTGGGATCCGGTCACGATGGGGTACTTGCTGGGGTTCCATGAGAACGCTCACGAGCGGTTTCTCGCCTTGGCGATCAGCGCAAAGGGGGAGGTTCGGCTGATCTGCCCAGCGCTTACCGAGAGCCAGGCGCGGCGGATCGGCATCCAGGACATCCGGCCCTGGAAGGACGGGGAGGACCCGATGGGGCATTTCTTCGAGCTCGCCCGCGACTGGAATCTCAAGAGCGCGATCATCGCGGTCGACGCCGTCTTACCCGCGCGGCAGCTCTTGAAGATGCAAGATTGGCTCCCCGCCGCCCTCTTCAAAGACGGCGAGTCCATCGTCGCTAGTCTTATGAGCCGGAAAGAGCCGGAGGAGATCGATCGGCTCCGGAAAGCCGGGGCGGTGGCGGACGAGACGTTCCTCGAGGTGTTCCCCAAGATTCGCGCGGGACAGACCGAACGGCAGATCGAGAAGATGCTGAACGACGGGATGACCGCTCGCGGCGGTACGCCGGCCTTCGCCATCGTGGCGGCCGGGGCGAACGCAGCGGAGCCGCACCATCTTTCGGACGACACCGTACTCAAGACGGGCGACACGCTGATCCTCGACTTCGGGTGCGAGCGCCAAGGGTACATCAGCGACATTACGCGGACGGTCAGCGTTGGCCCTGCCAGCGATAGCGCCAAGGAGATGTACGACTTGGTCTACCGGGCGCATATGGCGGCGCGGAAGGCGATCCGGCCGGGAGTTCCGGCGAACTCGATCGATAAGGCGGCGCGCGACGTCATCGTGGCCGGCGGCGCGGGGGAGGCGTTCTTCCACCGGACCGGGCACGGGATCGGGATGCAAGGGCACGAGCATCCGTACATCAACGACTCGAACTCGGAGCCACTGGAGCCGGGCAACTGCTTCAGCATCGAACCCGGCGTCTACTTTGCGGGGGAATTGGGGATCCGCATCGAGAACATCGTCGCGGTGACCGAGGACGGTCACGAGAGCATGAACGCGGAGCCGAGCCCGACATTGTTGGAAACCGGCGGTTAG
- a CDS encoding anthranilate synthase component II, with amino-acid sequence MILVVDNYDSFTYNLVQYLGQCGAEIVVWRNDEISLEQIEKLNPDGIMLSPGPCTPKESGVCLDILNAALVTKRLPMPIFGVCLGHQAIGHVAGGVVKQAKNIMHGKASMVRHDGKGLFEGMPNPFRAIRYHSLVVTRDSVPPGFIVTATAEDDGEIMGLRHESLPIEGVQFHPESVLTEEGFRIVENFVKQVQPL; translated from the coding sequence GTGATCCTCGTCGTCGACAACTACGATTCGTTTACCTACAACCTCGTCCAATACCTGGGCCAGTGCGGGGCCGAAATCGTCGTTTGGCGGAACGACGAGATCTCCTTGGAGCAGATCGAGAAGCTAAACCCGGACGGCATCATGCTCTCCCCCGGCCCTTGCACCCCGAAGGAATCCGGCGTCTGCCTCGACATCCTAAACGCCGCGCTGGTAACCAAGCGGCTACCGATGCCGATCTTTGGCGTGTGTCTAGGCCACCAGGCGATCGGCCACGTCGCCGGCGGCGTGGTGAAACAGGCGAAAAACATCATGCACGGGAAGGCATCGATGGTGCGGCACGACGGGAAAGGATTGTTCGAAGGGATGCCAAACCCGTTCCGGGCGATCCGCTACCATTCGTTGGTGGTCACCCGCGACTCGGTCCCGCCCGGCTTCATCGTCACCGCGACCGCGGAAGACGACGGCGAGATCATGGGCCTCCGCCACGAATCGTTGCCGATCGAAGGCGTCCAATTCCATCCGGAATCGGTGCTCACCGAGGAGGGATTTCGGATCGTGGAGAACTTCGTCAAACAAGTCCAACCCCTATAG
- a CDS encoding SRPBCC family protein, whose protein sequence is MTESKKHQPDPNLDLVMERIVDVPRELVWKAWTTPSHLVKWFTPAPWKTVDCEIDLRPGGIFRTVMLSPEGQEFPNLGCYLEIVENEKLVWTNAMAPGYRPCVPVQDVTCGPFLFTAVIALESHGSGTKYTATVIHGDERSRKQHEEMGFHDGWGKALDQLVAMVKEGR, encoded by the coding sequence ATGACTGAATCGAAAAAACATCAGCCCGACCCGAATCTGGACCTCGTCATGGAGCGAATCGTCGATGTGCCTCGGGAGCTCGTTTGGAAGGCTTGGACCACCCCATCGCACCTGGTGAAGTGGTTCACGCCCGCACCCTGGAAAACGGTCGATTGCGAGATCGACCTCCGCCCGGGTGGCATCTTTAGGACCGTGATGCTCTCTCCGGAAGGTCAGGAATTCCCGAACCTCGGCTGCTACCTGGAGATCGTGGAGAACGAGAAACTCGTATGGACCAACGCTATGGCCCCCGGCTACCGACCTTGCGTCCCGGTGCAAGACGTAACCTGCGGCCCTTTTCTCTTCACTGCCGTAATCGCCCTCGAATCGCACGGTTCCGGCACAAAGTACACCGCCACCGTGATCCACGGCGACGAACGGTCCCGCAAACAGCATGAAGAGATGGGCTTCCACGACGGCTGGGGCAAAGCCCTAGACCAGCTCGTGGCGATGGTGAAAGAGGGGAGGTAG
- a CDS encoding ArsR/SmtB family transcription factor, with protein sequence MPNQLATLDHVFQALSNPTRRDVLTRLGRGPAAMTELAKPFGMALPSFLQHLQVLEKCGLVRSQKKGRVRVFELETQPLRLAEDWMKTHREQWEARLNQLDAYLLTMEKETND encoded by the coding sequence ATGCCTAACCAATTGGCAACCTTGGATCACGTATTCCAGGCGCTTTCGAATCCCACGAGGCGCGACGTCCTCACTCGGCTAGGCCGTGGCCCCGCCGCGATGACCGAGCTCGCTAAGCCGTTTGGCATGGCCCTCCCGTCGTTCCTCCAGCATCTGCAGGTGCTGGAGAAGTGCGGCTTGGTTCGCTCCCAAAAGAAGGGCCGAGTACGAGTCTTCGAGCTCGAAACGCAGCCGCTACGTTTGGCCGAGGATTGGATGAAGACGCACCGGGAGCAGTGGGAAGCCCGGCTCAACCAACTGGACGCCTACCTACTGACAATGGAGAAAGAAACTAATGACTGA